Proteins encoded by one window of Cellvibrio sp. KY-GH-1:
- a CDS encoding sulfurtransferase, which yields MSHFISVAELQNQLGKVVVFDCRFNLGNKSQGYEQYRSGHIPGAYYLDLEKDLSSPVAQHGGRHPLPDTEVFAKKMRDCGVHQHTQIVVYDDSRMAYAARAWWLLRYLGHTHILILDGGFSAWNNAGNQLDRREPGIKNGNFKASIRADQILSRDDILKDDGKLLLIDSREAKRYRGEEEPIDPVAGHIPGAINYFWQEATNEQGFIKPVNEQQARWKELPNDKSLLVYCGSGVTACVNLLSLELSGLDAKLYPGSWSDWCSYEQA from the coding sequence ATGTCTCATTTTATTTCTGTTGCAGAACTGCAAAACCAACTGGGCAAAGTGGTGGTTTTTGATTGCCGCTTTAATCTGGGCAATAAATCCCAAGGCTATGAACAATACCGTAGCGGCCATATTCCCGGCGCCTATTATCTGGATTTGGAAAAAGATTTATCCTCGCCAGTAGCACAACATGGCGGCCGCCACCCATTGCCCGATACCGAAGTCTTCGCAAAAAAAATGCGTGATTGTGGTGTTCATCAACATACGCAAATCGTGGTATATGATGATTCACGTATGGCTTACGCCGCACGTGCCTGGTGGTTATTACGGTACTTGGGCCATACTCATATCCTTATTTTAGATGGCGGTTTCAGCGCATGGAACAACGCAGGAAATCAATTGGACAGACGCGAACCCGGGATAAAAAATGGAAATTTCAAAGCTAGTATCCGCGCCGACCAGATACTCAGTCGTGACGATATATTGAAAGACGACGGGAAATTACTATTAATTGATTCGCGCGAAGCCAAACGCTATCGCGGTGAAGAGGAACCTATAGATCCCGTGGCTGGCCATATTCCTGGTGCAATAAATTATTTCTGGCAAGAAGCCACCAACGAGCAGGGTTTTATTAAACCCGTCAATGAACAACAAGCACGCTGGAAAGAATTGCCGAACGATAAAAGCCTTCTAGTGTATTGCGGCTCCGGCGTCACCGCCTGTGTAAATTTGTTATCGCTGGAATTAAGCGGATTAGATGCGAAACTTTACCCTGGAAGTTGGAGCGATTGGTGCTCCTATGAGCAAGCATGA
- a CDS encoding EscU/YscU/HrcU family type III secretion system export apparatus switch protein: protein MTNQFSSNQLQKAVALYYDGKNAPHVSAKGTGQVAEQIIAIAREHDVPLCDNPGLVDLLVTLELGDEIPENLYIAVAYIIAFAYQLEGKAPENNNANASFR, encoded by the coding sequence TCCTCCAATCAATTGCAAAAAGCCGTTGCACTTTATTACGACGGCAAGAATGCGCCTCATGTCAGTGCGAAAGGTACGGGCCAAGTGGCGGAGCAAATCATAGCCATAGCGCGCGAACATGATGTTCCCTTATGCGATAACCCCGGACTGGTTGATCTACTGGTTACGTTGGAACTGGGTGATGAAATTCCTGAAAACCTCTACATTGCCGTTGCCTACATCATTGCTTTCGCTTACCAACTGGAAGGGAAAGCACCGGAAAATAATAACGCTAATGCAAGCTTCCGGTAA